A region from the Silene latifolia isolate original U9 population chromosome 7, ASM4854445v1, whole genome shotgun sequence genome encodes:
- the LOC141590124 gene encoding uncharacterized protein LOC141590124 produces MNGGNQQNGSASASQGGAKSSGKLFMMGKEAVEEDTHVVADEIPGLPPQRDIDLCIDLNPGAGPISKAPYRMGPKELEELKKQLEELLEKGYVRLSMSLWEAPVLFVNKKDGSMRFCIDYMELSNVTINNRYPLAQIDDLFNQLSGAEIFSKIDLRSGYHKLRIKDYDIPKTIFRTRYRHYKFVVMPFGLTNALTVFTDLMNRVFSSYLDQFIVVFIDDIRVYSKDREEHEKNLRIVLQTLRENNLYAKNGKVIVYVSRQQKQYEANYPTHDLELGAVVFALQLWRNYLYRATFKVFSDHKSLKYIYTQKELNMRQKRVKLYEEVEKMGNFMIKKGDKIGDLTIELKLYAEIKEKQAGDVRVTRWRETVSDAMGKQFFVGSDCSLRFDGRWFVHDEELKRKILTETHATPYSVHPGGDKLYKDLKETFWWPKMKKEVAEFIAKCLVTVDRLTKSAHFIPMRDTWSKTELAKAYVKYVVKLHGIAIFDEDSVEDEHIIYPATVAQTERTIQTLEDMLRACVCDITYQDDRADTVVLGPEMIQEMLEQVHIIRQKMRAAHDRQKSYANLKRSDIEFVVGDKVLLKVSPMRGVMRFGKKEKLR; encoded by the exons ATGAACGGTGGGAATCAGCAGAATGGGTCAGCATCAGCTAGCCAGGGTGGAGCTAAGAGTAGTGGAAAATTATTTATGATGGGAAAGGAAGCTGTAGAGGAGGATACTCATGTTGTCgcgg acgagattccggggttaccacctCAGAGGGATATTGATTTATGCATTGACTTGAATCCTGGGGCGGGACCAATTTCTAAAGCACCTTATAGGATGggacctaaggagttggaggagcttaaAAAGCAGTTGGAGGAGTTGTTAGAAAAGGGCTATGTGAGACTGAGTATGTCACTTTGGGAAGCACCTGTGTTATTTGTTAATAAGAAAGACGGAAGCATGAGGTTCTGTATTGACTACATGGAGCTAAGTAATGTGACCATAAATAATCGGTACCCTTTAGCTCAAATTGATGATTTATTTAACCAGTTGAGTGGGGCTGAgatattttctaaaattgatttgaggtcgggataccataaATTGAGAATTAAAGATTACGATATTCCAAAGACTATATTCAGGACTAGATACCGACACTACAAGTTtgttgttatgccatttgggttaactaATGCACTGACAGTTTTCACGGACTTAATGAACCGCGTGTTTAGTTCCTATTTGGATCAGTTTATAgttgtctttatcgatgatatccggGTGTATTCTAAGGATAGGGAAGAGCATGAGAAGAATTTGAGGATTGTATTGCAGACTCTGAGGGAGAATAACCTATATGCTAAG aatgggaaggtgaTAGTTTATGTCTCGAGACAGCAGAAACAATATGAAGCAAATTATCCAACTCATGACCTGGAATTGGGAGCGGTGGTATTTGCCTTGCAACTGTGGCGCAATTACCTTTATAGagctacttttaaggtattttctgatcacaagagcttaaagtacATTTATACTCAGAAGGAGCTAAATATGAGACAAAAGAG GGTGAAGTTGTATGAAGAGGTGGAAAAGATGGGCAATTTTATGATTAAGAAGGGAGATAAAATTGGAGATTTGACAATTGAGCTGAAGTTGTATGCTGAGATCAAGGAGAAGCAAGCGGGAGATGTGCGTGTGACAAGGTGGAGAGAAACCGTGAGTGATGCCATGGGGAAGCAGTTCTTTGTGGGTAGTGACTGTAgtttgagatttgatgggagatggtttGTACATGATGAAGAGCTAAAAAGAAAGATTTTAACGGAAACTCATGCTACTCCATATTCTGTTCATCCTGGAGGAGATaagctatataaagatttgaaggaAACTTTCTGGTGGCCTAAAATGAAGAAAGAGGTCGCCGAGTTCATTGCAAAGTGTTTG GTTACTGTGGAtcgattgaccaagtcagctcacttcattcctaTGAGAGATACTTGGAGTAAAACTGAGTTGGCTAAAGCTTATGTCAAGTATGTGGTGAAGCTTCATG GAATTGCAATCTTTGATGAGGACTCAGTTGAAGATGAGCACATCATTTATCCAGCTACAGTTGCTCAGACAGAGAGGACAATTCAaacattggaggatatgttgagagcttgt gtgtgcgacATAACCTATCAGGATGACAGAGCAGATACTGTGGTGTTAGGACCTGAGATGATACAGGAAATGTTGGAGCAAGTTCACATTATTCGTCAGAAGATGCGTGCGGCGCATGATAGACAGAAAAGCTATGCAAATTTGAAGAGAAGTGATATAGAATTTGTCGTAGGAGATAAAGTGttgttgaaagtgtctcctatgagGGGAgtaatgagatttgggaagaaagagaAGCTGAGATAG